From the genome of Bactrocera oleae isolate idBacOlea1 chromosome 2, idBacOlea1, whole genome shotgun sequence, one region includes:
- the LOC106616663 gene encoding uncharacterized protein: protein MYSKSSETNGEETNDSSHATHLKNKTNLTTSSVATSTQKTIWLPSSDEETYRTVVVNYRYAKMDKNYPRNTGAISKKKHWNRMTASLTTKQNSNEEEAEYDDVPNLRKLYDCSKEELCTYHTPKPSYENLSTPFHESAKEAIKLEVYCLPVEQEAIVEEPQVNTIEENEIKSGTLKDNTYVYDETKSQESSEECVEERTDNSLDTTQITGNYPSYSDFVFLADREIGETPDFDADYCCAMTKNKIDGTQQTCIIKNNTRATQKPERNNEQLQTIKKSGKRSSALNTQNCENCLELTVAEIPIETGKQKSAQNQGGFRQRQQELHRYRIAVEQKRLELLEVKLQREREEMLREQILFEKEIEFKTSQIRQLNDDKIVDIL, encoded by the exons ATGTACTCAAAATCTAGTGAGACCAACG GCGAAGAAACAAATGATAGCAGTCACGCTActcatttgaaaaacaaaacgaaTTTGACTACCAGTTCTGTTGCAACAAGCACACAGAAGACTATCTGGTTACCTTCATCGGATGAAGAAACTTACCGTACAGTTGTGGTAAACTATCGATATGCCAAAATGGATAAGAACTATCCTCGTAACACCGGTGCAATATCAAAGAAAAAGCATTGGAATCGTATGACTGCCTCTTTGACCACCAAACAGAATAGCAATGAAGAGGAAGCGGAGTATGATGATGTTCCTAATTTGCGAAAGCTTTATGATTGctccaaagaagaattatgtacataccataCCCCAAAACCTTCATATGAGAATTTATCTACTCCATTTCATGAATCAGCCAAGGAAGCTATCAAATTGGAAGTTTATTGCTTGCCAGTAGAACAGGAAGCAATAGTGGAGGAACCGCAAGTAAACACAATTGAAGAAAATGAAATCAAATCAGGCACTTTAAAAGATAATACTTACGTTTATGATGAAACAAAATCGCAGGAGAGCTCAGAAGAATGCGTTGAGGAAAGAACCGATAACTCTTTAGACACAACCCAAATTACAGGAAATTATCCGTCATATTCCGATTTTGTATTTCTGGCTGACCGTGAAATTGGCGAAACACCAGACTTCGATGCGGACTATTGTTGTGCCATGACTAAGAATAAAATAGATGGCACTCAGCAGACTTGCATTATCAAAAACAATACAAGAGCAACACAAAAACCTGAACGAAATAATGAACAGTTGCAAACGATTAAGAAGTCTGGTAAACGCTCAAGTGCCCTCAATACACAAAACTGTGAAAATTGTTTAGAGCTTACGGTAGCAGaaataccaatagaaactgGCAAGCAAAAGTCTGCACAAAATCAAGGTGGCTTCCGTCAGCGTCAACAGGAACTGCACCGATATCGCATTGCAGTGGAACAAAAACGTTTAGAATTACTAGAAGTAAAATTGCAACGGGAACGGGAGGAGATGTTGCGTGAGCAAATACTCTTCGAAAAGGAGATCGAATTCAAAACGTCACAGATAAGACAGCTTAACGATGATAAGATCGTTGACATATTGTGA
- the LOC106616664 gene encoding transmembrane protein 216, with the protein MPPPKKPPIHVPKKANPSLGYEVLIYLNSFYFGMFACCELSMGLLKAINLSYPNHVLARDSAVVIGLCILETIRIILGRKGSLADKSWQVILSVFLTVPCFFGVSYILLLQEYKLRLEYVLCTLQIGLYLTEVWYAILSFFSLCRPVTFE; encoded by the exons ATGCCACCGCCAAAGAAGCCACCGATTCATGTGCCAAAGAAAGCCAATCCTAGTCTTGGCTACGAAGTGCTaatttatttgaattccttCTACTTCGGAATGTTTGCCTGCTGTGAACTGAGTATGGGGCTGCTAAAGGCCATCAATCTATCATATCCGAATCACGTTTTGGCACGTGATTCAGCTGTTGTGATTGGTTTATGCATTTTGGAGACTATACGCATCATACTCGGACGCAAGGGCTCTTTAGCTGATAAAA GTTGGCAAGTTATTTTATCTGTTTTCCTAACAGTTCCATGCTTTTTCGGTGTCTCCTACATATTGCTTCTACAAGAATATAAACTACGTCTGGAATACGTACTCTGTACTTTACAGATCGGATTATATTTGACAGAAGTTTGGTATGCAATACtttcatttttttcattatgtCGTCCAGTAACTTTCGAATAA
- the PolA1 gene encoding DNA polymerase alpha catalytic subunit translates to MADSPSEPRAKRQRVDKAGRFAALERLKQLKGNKHKYEVEQEVDHVYEVVDEREYAKRAKEKYGNDWIEEDGTGYAEDGRDFFEDEDDYSEDEVADKRGKSKKNSHKRPRDTDKPVKGKGSIRNLFSNAVPKKTQMTSLAEDNILADILGELHDKPFNSSTSKTAQEIPVTELAPIKHIAPARILSKSSRKSDATLANDYMNNFINNIKMAEKVKGADKTSDDELLDSILKPKATVPIKKVLEKSKEITEKADTAKQMKGQVPVKETDTVPVEKALTNMSVQKPNVSSIDTPLGGNDFPDDDIDFSNLQDNNDQFEKVTEDANDGSKISPKKNIQLKAAPVKDADHLQNLLSNWEQICQMDNFEEETTNGENDFISNTMGKEDTVKFWYWEAWEDPNKCPGEVFMFGRTSENKSICVRVGKIDRVLYLLPRKYLLDPITKEPTDKLVQLSDLYKEFDEEISVELKLDGFRSRKVTKNFGNHSIGIDVPQVCDYMEIHYDGKKPAPNLKKKYNSIAHIFGGNTTALERFLLDRKIKGPCWLTLKQFAINPAPISWCNSDVTVNDSKSIVLTEEPKPAPPPPLTLLTLNVRTALNPKTLKNEICMISMLVHNRFHIDRRAPQPAFNRSMCGITRPVMAAWPFDLKAKLAKFNAINVVKHDNERGLLMWFLAMYQQVDADSIVTFDAIDCQLDVITDRISTLKVPQWSRLGRVRLSAHSSGRKWLDYFAGRMVCDVKRTASEEKIKARSYDLQTLCQAVLEIKENERMDVNDEDLLQFFETGDGVLKLITLTMQDASYILRMMYKLDLLPLALQITNICGNTMTRTLQHGRSERIEFLLLHAFTEKNYIVPDKKKREWTENNTTIIDGEGNDTTAPAASSGRKKAAYSGGMVLDPIAGLYDKYILLMDFNSLYPSIIQEYNICFTTVQQPYNSDDLPQLPDSNVELGILPQQLRRLVQSRREVKKLMAKPDVAPELLKQYDIRQWALKITANAMYGCLGAGHSRFAAQHLAALVTHKGREILMNTKSLVQKMSYEVVYGDTDSIMVNTNILDYDQVFTIGNGIKQSVNKMYRQVELGIDGVFSCLLLLKKKKYAAMKVEKDTKTGALKKVQEQKGLDIVRRDWSQLAIMVGRIVLDEILSEKQLDEKLDAVHSHLEKIRGQVESDAVPLPIYIITKQLSKAPTEFNNAISQPHVQVALRMNSTRNRRYKKGDMVDYVICLDGTNNPATQRGYHLDEVKSSETLKLDKQYYMAHQIHPVVTRMVDVLEGTDASRVAESLGLDPSKFRAAAQRAHQERVEDTTGESLVKTTLQKYRECDKFKFICIVCKSENIVATAFRPNATNSHDAVLQKCVNTDCSSAPYQYIVAIRNRLLLSIRSYIKRFYQNWLVCDDPSCNQNTRFYTHVTAGNRAICPFCKAGALVRQYSERNLYQQLSYFQYMFDLSKYQHKHVPLTPETEAAYQMLFDTVNQQLEKSAFCTISLGKIFSYLKPLEQSDEISHKKIDLPQLEMQVATSLG, encoded by the exons ATGGCTGACTCTCCAA GTGAACCTAGAGCAAAACGACAACGTGTGGACAAAGCAGGTCGATTCGCTGCGTTGGAGCGGTTAAAACAATTGAAAGGCAATAAGCATAAATACGAAGTGGAACAGGAAGTGGATCATGTATATGAAGTGGTTGATGAGCGTGAGTATGCGAAACGTGCAAAGGAAAAATACGGCAATGATTGGATTGAGGAAG atggtACGGGATATGCTGAAGATGGCCGCGATTTTTTCGAAGATGAGGACGACTATTCTGAAGATGAAGTGGCAGATAAAAGAGgtaaaagcaagaaaaacagCCACAAACGTCCACGCGACACTGATAAACCAGTGAAAGGAAAGGGTTCGATACGTAATCTCTTCAGTAATGCTGTACCCAAGAAGACTCAAATGACATCATTGGCCGAAGATAATATACTGGCAGATATTTTAGGTGAATTACACGATAAACCGTTCAACAGTTCTACATCAAAAACTGCTCAAGAGATTCCAGTGACAGAACTAGCACCTATCAAACATATAGCACCAGCTCGAATTTTAAGCAAATCATCTAGAAAATCTGACGCTACACTCGCTAACGATTAcatgaataattttataaataatataaaaatggcgGAAAAAGTAAAAGGGGCTGACAAAACAAGTGACGATGAATTATTGGACAGTATTCTCAAACCAAAAGCAACAGTTCCTATTAAAAAGGTTTTGGAAAAATCGAAAGAGATCACTGAAAAGGCAGACACAGCAAAACAGATGAAAGGGCAGGTGCCCGTTAAAGAAACTGATACGGTACCAGTGGAAAAGGCACTAACAAATATGTCTGTCCAAAAGCCAAATGTTTCATCAATCGATACACCGTTAGGTGGAAATGACTTCCCAGATGATGATATCGATTTCAGTAATTTGCAAGACAACAATGACCAATTTGAGAAAGTTACGGAAGACGCAAACGATGGAAGTAAAATttcgccaaaaaaaaatatacaattaaaagcaGCGCCTGTGAAAGATGCTGACCACTTACAAAATTTATTGAGCAACTGGGAGCAAATATGTCAAATGGACAATTTTGAGGAGGAAACCACAAATGGTGAAAATGATTTCATATCGAATACGATGGGTAAAGAAGATACAGTAAAATTTTGGTATTGGGAAGCTTGGGAAGATCCCAATAAATGTCCCGGCGAAGTTTTTATGTTTGGTCGCACATCAGAAAACAAATCTATTTGTGTGCGAGTTGGAAAGATAGATCGCGTGCTATACCTATTACCAAGGAAATAT ttACTCGACCCAATTACTAAGGAACCTACAGACAAACTTGTTCAATTAAGCGACCTATATAAGGAATTCGATGAGGAAATTTCTGTAGAGCTCAAACTAGATGGATTTAGATCTCGTAAGGTTACCAAAAACTTTGGCAATCATTCTATTGGCATCGATGTGCCACAAGTATGTGACTATATGGAG aTACATTATGACGGCAAAAAACCTGCaccaaatttaaagaaaaaatataattcaattgcCCATATCTTCGGTGGCAACACTACAGCACTAGAACGTTTTCTGCTCGACCGAAAAATTAAAGGCCCTTGCTGGCTAACGCTGAAGCAATTCGCAATAAATCCGGCGCCAATAAGTTGGTGCAACTCTGATGTCACCGTTAACGATTCAAAGTCCATCGTACTCACTGAAGAACCCAAACCcgcgccaccaccaccacttaCACTACTCACATTAAACGTACGTACGGCACTTAATCCCAAAACACTTAAAAATGAAATCTGCATGATATCCATGCTAGTGCACAATCGCTTTCACATCGATCGACGTGCGCCACAGCCTGCTTTCAATAGAAGTATGTGTGGTATTACACGCCCTGTAATGGCTGCCTGGCCATTCGATCTCAAAGCTAAGTTAGCAAAATTCAATGCTATAAACGTGGTGAAGCATGACAATGAACGAGGGCTACTAATGTGGTTTCTTGCAATGTATCAACAAGTTGACGCCGATTCAATAGTTACATTCGATGCTATTGATTGCCAGTTAGATGTGATTACCGATCGCATTTCAACGCTCAAAGTGCCACAATGGTCTCGTTTGGGCCGCGTACGTTTGTCTGCACACAGCAGTGGTCGCAAGTGGCTCGATTACTTCGCTGGTCGTATGGTATGCGATGTTAAAAGAACAGCTTCTGAAGAAAAAATCAAAGCGCGTTCTTATGATCTGCAGACTTTGTGCCAGGCCGTTCTGGAAATTAAAGAGAACGAACGAATGGATGTCAACGATGAAGACTTGCTACAATTTTTTGAGACAG GCGATGGCGTATTGAAATTAATAACACTAACCATGCAGGATGCTTCCTATATACTTCGCATGATGTATAAACTAGACCTCTTGCCATTGGCTTTACAAATAACCAATATTTGTGGCAATACCATGACGCGAACACTACAACATGGGCGCTCCGAGCGTAttgaatttttacttttacacGCCTTTACTGAGAAAAACTATATAGTACCTGATAAGAAGAAGCGTGAATGGACCGAAAACAATACTACTATTATTGATGGTGAAGGAAATGATACAACAGCGCCGGCAGCTAGCAGCGGACGTAAAAAAGCTGCTTACTCTGGCGGCATGGTGTTGGATCCTATAGCAGGCCTATATGATAAATATATACTGCTTATGGACTTCAATTCGCTTTATCCCAGCATTATACAAGAGTATAATATATGTTTCACCACTGTACAACAACCGTATAACAGCGATGATTTGCCACAATTACCCGATTCAAATGTAGAACTTGGTATACTGCCTCAGCAATTGCGACGTCTGGTGCAGTCACGTCGcgaagtgaaaaaattaatggCGAAACCAGATGTTGCACCCGAGTTGCTCAAACAGTACGACATACGTCAGTGGGCGTTGAAAATCACTGCTAATGCTATGTACGGCTGCCTTGGTGCAGGTCACTCACGCTTTGCCGCACAACATTTAGCGGCGCTGGTGACGCACAAGGGCCGTGAGATTCTTATGAACACAAAAAGTTTGGTGCAGAAGATGAGCTACGAGGTGGTTTATGGCGATACAGATTCAATAATGGTGAATACGAACATACTGGACTATGATCAGGTGTTCACCATTGGCAATGGTATCAAGCAGAGTGTAAATAAAATGTACAGGCAAGTGGAATTGGGCATCGATGGCGTATTCagttgtttgctgttgttaaaaaagaagaaatacgCTGCTATGAAGGTGGAGAAAGACACAAAAACTG GCGCATTGAAAAAAGTGCAAGAGCAGAAAGGTCTAGACATCGTACGCCGCGATTGGTCACAACTAGCTATAATGGTCGGCCGAATTGTACTTGATGAAATCCTTTCCGAAAAACAACTCGATGAAAAATTGGATGCAGTGCATTCACATCTCGAGAAGATCCGTGGCCAAGTAGAATCTGATGCTGTACCATtaccaatatatattataacaaagCAGCTTTCTAAAGCACCCACGGAATTCAACAATGCCATCTCACAGCCACATGTGCAAGTAGCATTGCGTATGAACAGCACGCGCAATAGACGCTATAAAAAAGGTGACATGGTGGATTATGTTATATGCTTAGATGGTACAAACAATCCAGCTACACAGCGCGGTTATCACTTGGATGAGGTGAAATCAAGCGAAACGCTGAAATTGGACAAACAATATTACATGGCGCATCAGATACATCCGGTGGTCACACGTATGGTGGATGTTTTGGAGGGCACAGACGCTAGTCGTGTTGCCGAATCACTGGGCTTAGATCCCAGCAAATTCAGAGCGGCTGCACAGAG aGCACATCAAGAGCGCGTCGAGGATACCACTGGCGAATCATTGGTTAAAACGACTTTGCAAAAATATCGTGAATGCGATAAATTCAAATTCATTTGCATTGTCTGTAAGTCAGAAAATATAGTGGCAACCGCATTTCGGCCAAATGCCACTAATTCTCATGACGCTGTACTGCAGAAATGTGTTAATACGGATTGTAGCAGTGCGCCATATCAATACATTGTGGCCATACGCAATCGCCTGTTGCTAAGCATACGTTCGTACATTAAACGTTTCTATCAGAATTGGTTGGTTTGCGACGATCCGTCATGTAATCAAAATACACGTTTTTATACGCATGTTACAGCGGGAAATCGGGCCATTTGCCCGTTTTGTAAGGCTGGTGCGTTAGTTCGTCAATATTCAGAGAGAAATTTGTACCAGCAATTGAGCTATTTTCAATACATGTTCGATTTGAGCAAGTACCAACATAAAC ATGTGCCGCTCACACCAGAAACAGAGGCGGCTTATCAAATGCTCTTCGATACTGTAAATCAACAACTAGAAAAATCTGCATTTTGCACAATATCCTTgggaaaaatatttagttatttgaAGCCTCTTGAGCAGAGTGATGAAATTTCGCATAAGAAAATTGATCTACCGCAACTGGAAATGCAAGTAGCCACCAGCCTAGGGTGA
- the TMEM216 gene encoding transmembrane protein 216 — MNASLIYEILMYLNSFYFGMYAIFEIGVGVLKAIGLNYTMQELTREGCILLALCIVETIRIVLGRKSSLSDRGWQATASVILTLPSLALVIYICLFQTYVLKLELILSALMIALQGAELVYACVFICTMFGDVTYT; from the exons ATGAATGCCAGTCTCATTTATGAAATCCTCATGTATTTGAATTCATTTTACTTTGGAATGTACGCCATATTTGAGATTGGTGTCGGTGTACTGAAGGCAATCGGATTAAATTATACTATGCAAGAGTTGACGCGAGAAGGGTGCATATTACTCGCATTGTGCATAGTAGAAACAATACGAATTGTACTAGGTCGGAAGAGCAGTTTAAGCGATCGAG GCTGGCAAGCAACAGCATCCGTAATATTAACACTGCCCAGTCTTGCTCTTGTTATCTATATATGTCTTTTTCAAACCTACGTTCTCAAACTCGAATTGATTCTGAGTGCCTTAATGATAGCCCTCCAAGGTGCTGAACTAGTGTATGCCTGTGTCTTCATTTGTACCATGTTTGGCGATGTTACGTATACCTAG